One genomic segment of Paenibacillus durus includes these proteins:
- a CDS encoding helix-turn-helix domain-containing protein yields MGLGTVSVVRKIRVKLDEVLQSRGITQTELMKMSGVRQASISELTNNMRTGINREHLAKIADALEIDDISELITIEKE; encoded by the coding sequence ATGGGTTTAGGGACGGTGAGCGTGGTGCGAAAAATTCGCGTTAAACTAGACGAGGTTCTTCAATCGAGGGGAATAACACAAACTGAATTGATGAAAATGTCCGGAGTGCGCCAAGCGTCAATAAGTGAGCTTACGAACAACATGCGCACAGGCATTAATCGGGAACATCTGGCGAAAATAGCCGATGCATTAGAAATTGACGACATATCCGAGTTGATTACGATCGAGAAAGAATAA
- a CDS encoding NUMOD4 domain-containing protein — protein sequence MDEEKRAIKDYEGVYEVTRSGRIISVKLGRARHRNGDEYGYANVHLYKNGERTLHKTYKLWESAFPDVDEREYKGER from the coding sequence GTGGACGAGGAAAAACGTGCAATTAAAGACTACGAAGGAGTGTACGAGGTCACGCGGTCCGGCCGTATTATATCGGTTAAGCTCGGCCGCGCCCGTCATCGGAACGGTGATGAATACGGATATGCCAATGTTCACCTTTACAAAAACGGAGAAAGGACGTTACATAAGACGTATAAACTATGGGAAAGCGCCTTCCCTGACGTTGACGAGCGCGAGTACAAGGGCGAACGGTAA
- a CDS encoding tyrosine-type recombinase/integrase: protein MVNSYEFARNAGSGDMRLDELFEIFIYAKLSEGKSERTIESYTEYYRYFCRYLDSCGIEKVYSSVTPSLLRNYMGWMLYGQRKWDGHKHKSEKNMTQGLSPTTVNTKMKAIKAMFRFLHEDGVIPHNPAARVGKARETENEIRILTVEELQRLLRAPDKDTYPGFRDYVALHVLIDSFARAGELLSLKASNVDFNRGVLHFEADIVKTRKGRSVPVSSYTLRLLMILIHENANFESEYIFLTKKGRPLRDDRLRERIKLHAKNAGIDANVFLHQFRHTAAAMFMDKGGSLRCLAAMLGHTDLRSTMRYTMPTDRALKEQHAAFSLMNDVVSPL, encoded by the coding sequence ATGGTCAACAGTTACGAATTTGCGCGCAATGCTGGGTCGGGGGATATGCGTCTAGACGAATTATTTGAAATCTTTATTTATGCGAAGCTCTCCGAGGGGAAATCCGAACGGACGATAGAGTCGTATACGGAATACTACCGATATTTCTGCCGATATCTTGATAGCTGCGGAATAGAGAAGGTGTACTCGTCCGTAACGCCGAGCTTATTGCGCAACTACATGGGTTGGATGCTTTACGGACAGCGAAAATGGGACGGGCACAAACACAAGAGCGAAAAAAACATGACTCAAGGTTTATCCCCTACGACGGTCAATACGAAAATGAAAGCAATTAAAGCTATGTTTAGATTTTTGCACGAGGACGGGGTTATCCCTCATAACCCGGCTGCGCGCGTAGGTAAGGCTCGCGAAACGGAGAATGAGATACGGATACTTACGGTTGAAGAACTGCAGCGTCTTCTTAGAGCGCCAGATAAGGATACATACCCAGGTTTCCGGGACTATGTAGCGCTGCATGTTTTAATAGACAGCTTTGCACGAGCGGGTGAGTTGCTGTCACTTAAAGCTTCAAACGTGGACTTTAACCGAGGAGTGCTCCATTTTGAGGCCGACATCGTTAAGACGCGTAAGGGGCGGTCTGTTCCTGTATCGAGCTATACACTAAGGCTTTTAATGATTCTAATCCATGAGAACGCAAATTTCGAATCAGAGTATATATTTTTAACAAAGAAGGGAAGGCCGTTGCGTGATGATCGGCTTAGAGAGCGCATTAAGCTACACGCGAAAAATGCCGGCATTGACGCGAATGTATTTTTACATCAGTTCAGGCACACGGCCGCTGCGATGTTTATGGACAAGGGCGGATCACTGCGTTGTTTGGCCGCTATGTTAGGTCATACAGACCTGCGGTCAACAATGCGGTATACGATGCCTACTGACCGGGCGCTGAAAGAGCAGCATGCGGCCTTTTCTCTGATGAACGACGTTGTAAGTCCGCTGTAA
- the spo0A gene encoding sporulation transcription factor Spo0A, producing MQNIEVLLADDNREFTNLLAEYISEQEDMTVTGIAYNGEEVVQLLSQARKIPDVLILDIIMPHLDGLGVLERLRELDLNPQPKIIMLTAFGQENITQRAVQLGASYYILKPFDMEVLANRVRQLVGTQSGNVTASSPSGSQIFSSVKSNVVPLSKGKNLDANITSIIHEIGVPAHIKGYQYLREAITMVYNNIEILGAITKTLYPAIAEKFKTTPSRVERAIRHAIEVAWTRGNIDSISHLFGYTINISKSKPTNSEFIAMVADKLRIEHKVS from the coding sequence GTGCAAAATATTGAAGTGTTATTGGCTGATGATAATCGGGAATTCACTAATTTGCTTGCTGAGTATATTTCCGAACAGGAAGACATGACTGTAACTGGAATTGCGTACAATGGTGAAGAAGTAGTTCAATTATTAAGTCAAGCCCGCAAGATCCCCGACGTTCTTATCCTTGATATCATTATGCCGCATCTTGACGGACTGGGTGTACTCGAACGCCTGCGGGAGCTGGATTTGAATCCCCAGCCAAAGATCATTATGCTGACGGCCTTCGGTCAGGAAAATATCACACAAAGAGCGGTGCAGCTCGGAGCGTCGTACTACATCCTGAAACCGTTTGATATGGAAGTGCTCGCGAATCGTGTACGTCAGCTTGTTGGAACCCAGAGCGGCAATGTCACGGCCAGTTCTCCTTCCGGTTCTCAAATCTTCTCGTCGGTCAAATCCAATGTCGTTCCGCTGTCCAAAGGTAAAAATTTGGATGCCAATATCACTTCGATCATACATGAAATCGGTGTTCCTGCGCATATTAAAGGATATCAGTATTTGCGTGAGGCCATTACGATGGTATACAACAATATTGAAATTCTTGGTGCCATCACAAAGACACTCTATCCAGCCATCGCCGAAAAATTCAAGACAACGCCGTCACGCGTAGAGCGGGCGATCCGCCACGCTATCGAGGTAGCCTGGACGCGGGGCAACATCGACTCCATCAGCCATCTGTTCGGCTATACGATCAATATCAGTAAGTCCAAACCGACCAATAGCGAATTTATCGCGATGGTGGCAGACAAGCTGCGGATCGAGCATAAGGTGTCTTGA
- the spoIVB gene encoding SpoIVB peptidase, whose amino-acid sequence MKPNLRKLMPGLLFAFFLSVSGLTVPGSGYASNAEINHGHAAAQNGAEHDIRVYPGGQTIGVKVKSAGVLVVGHHLVDVSGQTKISPGETSGLLPGDLMVSIDGVKLNEISRVSDLVKRAGNTGSELNIRYIREGKERTARLKPAYDRNDKVWRLGLYIRDSAAGVGTLTFYAPHEGVYGALGHVITDMNTGTPIVVGSGHIVESNVTSISKSHNGDPGEKRAVFMKEGQVLGNVESNTDFGIFGKMGRNPDHSLYREPIPVAMSSEVKEGPAQILTVVEGQRVERFNVEIIHVSRQQEPATKGMVVRITDSRLIDKTGGIVQGMSGSPILQQGKLVGAVTHVFVNDPKSGYGCFIEWMLKDSGAAQQHSFQPNLKAV is encoded by the coding sequence TTGAAGCCCAACCTCAGGAAGTTAATGCCAGGTCTTTTATTTGCCTTCTTTCTTAGTGTTTCAGGTTTGACCGTTCCGGGTTCCGGCTATGCCTCGAATGCCGAAATAAATCACGGACACGCAGCGGCCCAGAACGGAGCAGAGCACGACATTAGGGTATATCCCGGCGGGCAGACAATCGGCGTTAAGGTGAAGTCGGCAGGCGTGCTGGTTGTGGGACATCATCTTGTCGACGTGTCGGGGCAAACTAAAATATCACCGGGCGAGACGAGCGGACTGCTGCCGGGCGATCTTATGGTATCCATTGATGGCGTCAAGCTGAACGAGATAAGCAGGGTGTCGGATCTGGTAAAGAGGGCAGGAAATACCGGCAGCGAACTCAACATCCGTTATATTCGTGAAGGTAAGGAACGAACAGCCAGACTCAAACCGGCTTATGATCGAAATGACAAGGTATGGCGGCTCGGCTTGTATATCAGGGATTCCGCCGCAGGCGTCGGAACACTGACTTTTTATGCCCCACACGAGGGTGTTTACGGAGCGTTGGGTCATGTTATTACCGATATGAACACCGGTACTCCTATTGTCGTCGGGAGTGGTCATATCGTGGAATCGAACGTAACCTCTATCTCCAAAAGCCATAACGGCGACCCTGGAGAGAAACGTGCAGTTTTCATGAAGGAAGGTCAAGTGCTCGGCAACGTTGAAAGCAACACCGATTTCGGGATTTTCGGCAAAATGGGGCGTAATCCGGATCATAGCCTGTACCGTGAACCCATTCCTGTGGCTATGAGCAGCGAAGTCAAGGAAGGTCCCGCGCAAATTCTTACCGTAGTCGAAGGCCAGCGGGTCGAGCGGTTCAACGTTGAAATTATCCATGTATCCCGCCAACAGGAGCCGGCTACTAAAGGAATGGTCGTGCGGATCACCGATTCCAGACTGATCGATAAGACCGGAGGCATTGTGCAGGGCATGAGCGGCAGCCCTATTCTTCAGCAAGGCAAGCTGGTCGGTGCAGTGACACATGTCTTCGTCAATGATCCTAAATCCGGTTACGGTTGTTTCATCGAATGGATGCTCAAAGATTCGGGGGCGGCACAGCAGCATAGTTTTCAACCAAATCTTAAGGCGGTTTAG